The Panicum hallii strain FIL2 chromosome 9, PHallii_v3.1, whole genome shotgun sequence genome has a window encoding:
- the LOC112877568 gene encoding homologous-pairing protein 2 homolog, with the protein MPPKSDSVEGIVLGFVNEQNRPLNSQNVADALQKFNLKKTAVQKALDALADSGQISFKEYGKQKIYLARQDQFDIPNGEELEEMKKANAKLQEELADQKKAISEVESEVRGLQSNLTLTEIKSKEAKLQSEVQEMEEKLDKLRSGVILVKPEDKKIIEDSFAEKVSQWKRRKRMFKELWDNITENSPKDQKEFKEELGLEYDEDVGVNLQSYTDMLASLNKRRKISR; encoded by the exons ATGCCGCCTAAATCGGATAGCGTTGAAG GAATCGTCCTGGGTTTCGTCAATGAG CAAAACAGGCCATTGAATTCACAGAATGTAGCTGACGCGCTACAGAAGTTTAATCTGAAGAAAACTGCAGTACAAAAGGCACTGGATGCATTGGCCGATAGTGGACAGATTTCCTTCAAGGAGTATGGCAAGCAGAAAATTTACCTTGCTCGGCAAGATCAATTTGACATTCCAAATGGGGAAGAACTTGAGGAGATGAAGAAAGCAAATGCCAAGTTGCAGGAAGAACTTGCAGATCAAAAGAAAGCAATTAGTGAGGTTGAATCTG AGGTACGAGGTCTGCAATCAAACTTGACGCTGACAGAGATTAAGTCAAAGGAGGCTAAATTACAAAGCGAA GTCCAGGAAATGGAAGAGAAACTCGATAAATTGCGGAGTGGTGTCATCTTGGTGAAACCTGAGGACAAGAAGATCATTGAGgattcttttgctgaaaaagtTAGCCAATGGAAAAGGCGGAAGAGGATGTTCAAGGAGCTTTGGGATAATATTACTGAGAATAGCCCGAAAGATCAGAAGGAATTTAAG GAAGAGCTTGGCCTTGAGTATGACGAAGATGTCGGCGTGAACCTGCAGTCTTACACTGACATGCTGGCAAGTCTTAACAAAAGGCGAAAAATTTCTCGCTGA
- the LOC112877567 gene encoding LOW QUALITY PROTEIN: uncharacterized protein LOC112877567 (The sequence of the model RefSeq protein was modified relative to this genomic sequence to represent the inferred CDS: inserted 1 base in 1 codon), which yields MGRRLDVLLGRTTKQTARLRSLLGLAVTRLXVVRGHRQVRCAQARGDVEQLLRLGRPDRALARAEHAVREQDALDALADLEAYCGLIAERAALVDEHRECPDELREAAAGLVYAAARCGDLPELQEVRSILAAKFGREFVSAASELRSGCGVNPKIVQKLSTKQPSLERRQMLLQEIAAEKGIAVSVYEPPCQGSGRSNDNHRKTKQDEEMIRTPPVDDLDEDVSGDSAQRYKDVEAAAQAAFKSAASAAAAAKAAMELSRGEARGPGDGRKTGTALMDHESKKGDDSVDGKKFEKIGHARNYSSEIEILPDDEANHGNTAANELKHHEQREPARGKPQSVRTKWGF from the exons ATGGGGAGGCGGCTGGACGTGCTGCTGGGGCGGACGACGAAGCAGACGGCGCGGCTGCGGTCGCTGCTGGGGCTGGCGGTGACGCGCC GGGTGGTGCGGGGCCACCGCCAGGTGCGgtgcgcgcaggcgcgcggggaCGTAGAGCAGCTGCTCCGCCTGGGGCGCCCCGACCGCGCGCTGGCGCGCGCCGAGCACGCCGTCCGGGAGCAGGACGCGCTCGACGCGCTCGCCGACCTCGAGGCCTACTGCGGCCTCATCGCCGagcgggcggcgctcgtcgatGAGCACAGGGAGTGCCCCGATGAGctgcgggaggcggcggcggggctcgtgTACGCCGCCGCGAGGTGCGGGGACCTGCCGGAGCTGCAGGAGGTCAGGAGCATCCTCGCCGCCAAGTTCGGCAGGGAGTTCGtctccgccgcctccgagctccGCAGCGGCTGCGGGGTCAACCCCAAG ATCGTGCAGAAGCTGTCGACCAAGCAGCCGAGCCTCGAGAGACGCCAGATGCTGCTCCAGGAGATCGCTGCGGAGAAAGGGATCGCCGTGAGCGTCTACGAGCCTCCCTGCCAGGGCTCCGGACGCTCCAACGACAACCacaggaagacgaagcaggacGAAGAGATGATCAGGACGCCACCAGTTGATGACCTGGACGAAGACGTCTCCGGCGACTCGGCGCAGAGGTACAAGgacgtggaggcggcggcgcaggccgcGTTCAAGTCTGCCGCCtcggccgcagccgccgcgaAGGCAGCAATGGAGCTCTCGCGTGGGGAGGCCAGGGGGCCCGGCGACGGGAGGAAGACAGGAACGGCGCTGATGGATCATGAGAGCAAGAAAGGGGACGATTCGGTTGATGGAAAGAAATTTGAGAAGATTGGACATGCCCGGAATTACAGTTCAGAGATTGAGATCCTGCCGGATGACGAGGCAAACCATGGCAACACTGCAGCCAACGAACTGAAGCACCATGAGCAGAGGGAGCCTGCCAGGGGCAAGCCACAATCGGTCAGAACAAAGTGGGGATTTTAG
- the LOC112877627 gene encoding putative nuclease HARBI1: MMAMIIQSRKRKRREPVEPITYAPIEERDRMRIEYLNNKIWKNDVTCVNMLRLNRASFFRFCKLFRDRGLLQDTIHLCVEQQVAMFLNTVGHNIRNRLVGTNFDRSGETVSRYFNKVMHAIGELRNDFITPPSTSTPAKIAGNPRWDPYFKDCIGAIDGTHVRASVPKHKEASFRGRKSYPTQNVMAAVDFNLRFTYVLAGWEETAHDALVLRDALERENGLRVPQGKFYLVDAGYGAKPGFLPPFRGVRYHLNEWGNNPVQNEKELFNHRHSSLRVTVERAFGALKRRFKILDDATPFFPFSTQVEIVVACCIIHNWVIQDGGDDFIIEASEELDTINHHTSSHGQAADHAFMVNFRQELANAMWADYHANNI; the protein is encoded by the exons ATGATGGCcatgattattcaatctagaaaAAGAAAACGCCGTGAACCTGTAGAACCAATTACCTATGCTCCAATTGAGGAGAGGGATAGAATGAGAATTGAGTATCTGAATAATAAGATATGGAAGAATGATGTAACTTGTGTCAATATGCTTAGACTTAATAGAGCATCTTTTTTCCGATTTTGTAAGCTTTTTAGGGACCGGGGCCTTTTGCAAGACACCATACATTTGTGTGTTGAGCAGCAGGTTGCAATGTTTTTAAACACAGTAGGTCACAATATTCGAAATAGGTTAGTTGGCACCAATTTTGATAGGTCCGGTGAAACTGTTAGTCGGTATTTCAACAAAGTAATGCACGCTATTGGAGAGCTACGAAACGACTTCATTACACCACCGTCGACATCAACTCCAGCTAAAATTGCAGGAAACCCAAGATGGGATCCTTACTTTAAG GATTGTATTGGAGCAATAGATGGCACACACGTGCGGGCCTCTGTTCCTAAACACAAGGAGGCTTCCTTTCGTGGTAGAAAGAGTTATCCTACTCAAAATGTCATGGCAgctgtagattttaatcttcgATTCACATATGTGTTGGCCGGTTGGGAGGAGACAGCTCATGACGCTCTAGTCTTACGGGATGCTTTAGAGAGGGAAAATGGTCTTCGTGTTCCACAAg GCAAGTTCTACCTAGTTGATGCCGGATATGGAGCCAAACCTGGATTTCTGCCCCCTTTTCGTGGTGTTCGGTACCACTTGAACGAGTGGGGCAACAATCCTGTGCAAAATGAGAAGGAATTATTCAATCATAGGCACTCATCGTTGAGAGTCACTGTTGAGCGGGCATTTGGTGCGTTGAAGAGGAGATTTAAAATTCTTGATGATGCCACACCATTCTTTCCCTTCTCTACACAAGTAGAAATTGTGGTTGCTTGTTGTATTATTCACAACTGGGTTATACAAGATGGAGGTGATGACTTTATCATTGAAGCGAGTGAGGAATTGGATACCATTAATCATCATACATCTTCTCATGGACAAGCAGCAGACCATGCCTTTATGGTTAACTTCAGGCAGGAACTTGCCAATGCCATGTGGGCAGACTATCATGCAAACAATATATGA